The Nocardioides sp. S5 genome includes a window with the following:
- a CDS encoding DUF4192 domain-containing protein, producing MDTADSTSSPSAPASADRGSPPPTLLRARTPADIAAFVPLALGFVPEHSVVMVSTGAPGGMQARVDLPHDPDDVDDVVEALLRPARRHGVREVVVVVYDEDTTVADEAAWAIHEEFTAAGVEVREVLRVHDDHWYAVLPGAPLAAYRGVPFELAEHPFTAQAVFDGRVTHASREALRATIGLDPVLAREVEDEIRSAATLPVGALGTLVRRHLAAGTRFTHAELAAVAVTVTAGSLRDEAWAGLGRTDARAAVELWSDALRRLPASHVAAPAAVLAFAAWLAGDGALAWCAVDRCHDVDPDHSLAGLVAQLLESATSPDDWELLRPRLGGTADPAA from the coding sequence ATGGATACAGCCGACAGCACCTCGTCCCCGTCCGCCCCTGCCTCTGCCGACCGCGGCTCGCCGCCCCCGACGCTCCTGCGGGCACGCACCCCCGCCGACATCGCCGCCTTCGTCCCTCTCGCCCTCGGGTTCGTGCCCGAGCACTCCGTGGTGATGGTGAGCACCGGGGCACCCGGCGGGATGCAGGCCCGCGTCGACCTGCCGCACGACCCGGACGACGTGGACGACGTCGTCGAGGCACTCCTGCGCCCGGCTCGCCGCCACGGCGTGCGGGAGGTCGTCGTCGTGGTCTACGACGAGGACACGACCGTGGCCGACGAGGCCGCGTGGGCGATCCACGAGGAGTTCACCGCGGCCGGCGTCGAGGTGCGGGAGGTGCTGCGGGTCCACGACGACCACTGGTACGCCGTCCTGCCGGGCGCGCCGCTCGCGGCCTACCGCGGCGTGCCGTTCGAGCTGGCCGAGCACCCGTTCACGGCCCAGGCGGTCTTCGACGGGCGCGTCACCCACGCCAGCCGCGAGGCCCTGCGCGCGACGATCGGCCTCGACCCCGTCCTCGCCCGTGAGGTCGAGGACGAGATCCGCTCTGCCGCGACCCTGCCGGTCGGTGCGCTGGGGACGCTGGTGCGCCGGCACCTGGCAGCCGGCACCAGGTTCACCCACGCCGAGCTGGCGGCCGTTGCGGTGACCGTCACGGCCGGCTCGCTCCGCGACGAGGCATGGGCGGGGCTCGGACGCACCGACGCACGTGCCGCCGTCGAGCTGTGGTCCGACGCCCTGCGCCGCCTGCCGGCGAGCCACGTCGCCGCCCCCGCAGCCGTGCTGGCCTTCGCGGCCTGGCTCGCAGGGGACGGCGCGTTGGCGTGGTGCGCGGTCGACCGCTGCCACGACGTCGATCCCGACCACTCCCTGGCCGGACTGGTCGCCCAGCTGCTCGAGTCCGCCACGTCGCCCGACGACTGGGAGCTGCTGCGACCCCGGCTCGGTGGGACCGCGGATCCGGCCGCCTGA
- a CDS encoding glutamate-cysteine ligase family protein: MGEEVDQQEFSRADRTRHREKVRRNLDVFARMLREARFDTDDPMTGLEMELNLIDDAGDPALKNAEVLEAIADPDFQTELGQFNIEINLAPAKLREGGLSTFEQSLRHSLNDAEEKAAQVGAHQVAIGILPTLAEGHMNRASLSANPRYNLLSEQILSARGEDITISISGRERLTTTADSIVPEAACTSTQFHVQTSPDQFAAYWNAAQAIAGVQLAVSANSPFLLGKELWRETRIPLFEQATDTRSEELKAQGVRPRVWFGERWITSVFDLFEENVRYFPALLPVTDDEDPLEVLESGGTPLLHELRLHNGTIYRWNRPVYDVADGVPHLRVENRLLAAGPTVADTIANAALWFGLIRFLAESERPLWSQMSFSAAEENFHVAAQMGVDAQVYWPGIGQARATELVLRRLLPMAKAGLDAWGVPTEESDRYLGIIEQRCLLETSGAAWFVERVRARGGEDRFDALRATLLDYKDRMHSNEPVHLWD, translated from the coding sequence ATGGGTGAAGAGGTCGACCAGCAGGAGTTCAGTCGCGCCGACCGGACGCGGCACCGCGAGAAGGTGCGCCGCAACCTCGACGTCTTCGCGCGCATGCTGCGCGAGGCGCGCTTCGACACCGACGACCCGATGACCGGGCTCGAGATGGAGCTCAACCTCATCGACGATGCCGGTGACCCGGCGCTGAAGAACGCCGAGGTGCTCGAGGCGATCGCCGACCCCGACTTCCAGACCGAGCTCGGCCAGTTCAACATCGAGATCAACCTCGCCCCGGCCAAGCTGCGCGAGGGCGGGCTCAGCACCTTCGAGCAGAGCCTGCGCCACTCCCTCAACGACGCCGAGGAGAAGGCAGCGCAGGTCGGGGCGCACCAGGTCGCGATCGGCATCCTGCCGACGCTCGCCGAGGGCCACATGAACCGCGCCAGCCTGAGCGCCAACCCGCGCTACAACCTGCTGTCCGAGCAGATCCTGAGTGCCCGTGGGGAGGACATCACCATCAGCATCTCGGGTCGCGAGCGGCTCACCACCACCGCGGACTCGATCGTGCCGGAGGCTGCGTGCACCAGCACGCAGTTCCACGTGCAGACCTCACCCGACCAGTTCGCGGCCTACTGGAACGCCGCCCAGGCCATCGCGGGCGTGCAGCTCGCCGTCTCGGCCAACTCCCCGTTCCTGCTGGGCAAGGAGCTGTGGCGCGAGACCCGCATCCCGCTGTTCGAGCAGGCGACCGACACCCGCAGCGAGGAGCTCAAGGCGCAGGGCGTACGACCGCGCGTGTGGTTCGGCGAGCGGTGGATCACCTCGGTCTTCGACCTGTTCGAGGAGAACGTCCGCTACTTCCCGGCCTTGCTGCCGGTGACCGACGATGAGGACCCGCTCGAGGTCCTCGAGTCCGGCGGCACGCCACTGCTGCACGAGCTGCGCCTGCACAACGGCACCATCTACCGCTGGAACCGACCGGTCTACGACGTGGCGGACGGTGTCCCGCACCTGCGCGTCGAGAACCGGCTGCTCGCCGCTGGCCCGACCGTGGCCGACACCATCGCCAACGCGGCCCTGTGGTTCGGGTTGATCCGCTTCCTCGCCGAGAGCGAGCGGCCCCTGTGGTCGCAGATGTCGTTCTCCGCTGCGGAGGAGAACTTCCACGTCGCCGCCCAGATGGGCGTCGACGCCCAGGTCTACTGGCCCGGCATCGGCCAGGCGCGCGCGACCGAGCTCGTGCTGCGCCGGCTGCTGCCCATGGCGAAGGCCGGTCTCGACGCGTGGGGCGTGCCGACCGAGGAGAGCGACCGCTACCTCGGGATCATCGAGCAGCGGTGCCTGCTGGAGACCAGCGGCGCCGCGTGGTTCGTCGAGCGGGTGCGCGCACGCGGGGGAGAGGACCGCTTCGACGCCCTGCGCGCCACGCTGCTCGACTACAAGGACCGCATGCACAGCAACGAGCCCGTGCACCTCTGGGACTGA
- a CDS encoding glycoside hydrolase family 3 N-terminal domain-containing protein: MLPIRPRLAAIATGVLLVSGCAGLSPTSDDAAPATSAPSSSAPSGAASPEAGAAEAEDPDAPTSWGPTVGELDAARELVSTWTPEQLAGGVIVGRFHGTDPAEPARMVRDLHLAGVSVTGANVADLDQVRAMTAGIAKAAADDGRDFPPVIGVDQEGGYVSHLRGIATEFPHFASAGQAIAADPKEGRRATRVAALTTALELRGLGFTWVFAPVADVTIGAADPTIGARSPSTDPELAADAVAAAIKGYDAAGIVSTVKHFPGHGTATSDSHDTLPVVDSPLGEIESHDLPPFEAAIDKAAPAVMLSHLDLTAIAPGVPASMAPEVYDLLRDDLGFEGVAITDSLGMGAVGGRPTPALQALEAGADLLLMPVETATTHQIVTDAINAGDVSRERVEEAAARVVALQVWQARVAAQRPVPADVVERARAASADLLSAAY; this comes from the coding sequence GTGCTTCCGATCCGACCCCGACTGGCCGCGATCGCGACGGGTGTCCTGCTCGTGAGCGGCTGTGCCGGCCTCAGCCCGACGTCCGACGACGCGGCGCCCGCGACCTCCGCGCCGTCGTCATCCGCCCCGTCCGGCGCCGCCTCGCCAGAGGCTGGGGCCGCGGAGGCCGAGGACCCGGACGCCCCGACCTCCTGGGGACCCACCGTGGGCGAGCTCGATGCGGCCCGCGAGCTCGTCAGCACCTGGACCCCCGAACAGCTCGCCGGCGGTGTGATCGTGGGTCGTTTCCACGGCACCGATCCGGCGGAGCCGGCGCGGATGGTGCGCGACCTCCACCTCGCGGGGGTCTCGGTCACCGGGGCCAACGTCGCCGACCTCGACCAGGTGCGGGCCATGACCGCCGGCATCGCGAAGGCGGCGGCCGACGACGGCCGTGACTTCCCGCCCGTGATCGGCGTGGACCAGGAGGGAGGCTACGTCTCCCACCTGCGGGGCATTGCCACTGAGTTCCCGCACTTCGCCTCCGCCGGCCAGGCCATCGCTGCGGATCCCAAGGAGGGGCGGCGGGCGACCCGGGTGGCCGCGCTGACCACGGCCCTCGAGCTGCGCGGCCTCGGCTTCACCTGGGTGTTCGCGCCCGTCGCCGACGTGACGATCGGCGCCGCCGACCCGACGATCGGCGCTCGCTCCCCGTCGACGGACCCGGAGCTCGCGGCCGACGCCGTCGCTGCTGCGATCAAGGGCTACGACGCCGCCGGCATCGTGTCGACCGTGAAGCACTTCCCTGGTCACGGGACGGCAACCAGCGACAGCCACGACACCCTTCCCGTCGTGGACTCGCCCCTCGGGGAGATCGAGTCGCACGACCTGCCGCCCTTCGAGGCCGCGATCGACAAGGCAGCCCCCGCCGTGATGTTGAGCCACCTCGACCTCACCGCCATCGCACCAGGCGTTCCGGCCAGCATGGCTCCCGAGGTCTACGACCTGCTGCGCGACGACCTCGGCTTCGAGGGAGTGGCCATCACCGACTCGCTCGGCATGGGTGCGGTCGGTGGTCGGCCGACGCCCGCCCTCCAGGCGCTGGAGGCGGGCGCCGACCTGCTGCTGATGCCGGTCGAGACGGCAACGACGCACCAGATCGTCACCGACGCGATCAACGCAGGCGACGTCTCGCGCGAGCGGGTCGAGGAGGCAGCGGCCCGCGTGGTCGCGCTCCAGGTGTGGCAGGCACGCGTGGCAGCACAGCGGCCCGTGCCCGCCGACGTGGTCGAACGGGCACGGGCCGCGAGTGCGGACCTGTTGTCCGCGGCGTACTAG
- a CDS encoding sigma-70 family RNA polymerase sigma factor, with protein sequence MSTAQAKRTTTTREIEGRDSVGLYLDEIARTPLLDAETEVELSKTIEAGLLAQHLLDTGRIGRRKGGAPMSANEEELEWLAEQGRLAVDRFIEANLRLVVSIARKYGRSQMPMLDLIQEGNTGLIRAVEKFDYTKGYKFSTYATWWVRQAITRGIAQQARVVRLPVHVVEELNQVGSARRTLERQLGRDPEPQEIATELGMELDRVLDLMSWGRDHVSLDTPVDEDGDTSLGDLMAQETAPGPDLNFLDVEARQRLEDLVGILDERSADIVRARYGLADGRQHKLADIGARHGISAERVRQLEREALQKLRRAGDPDLAA encoded by the coding sequence ATGAGCACTGCACAGGCCAAGCGCACCACCACCACGCGTGAGATCGAGGGCCGCGACAGCGTCGGCCTCTACCTCGACGAGATCGCTCGCACCCCGCTCCTCGACGCCGAGACCGAGGTCGAGCTGTCCAAGACCATCGAGGCGGGCCTGCTGGCCCAGCACCTCCTCGACACCGGTCGCATCGGTCGCCGCAAGGGTGGTGCTCCGATGAGCGCCAACGAGGAGGAGCTCGAGTGGCTCGCCGAGCAGGGCCGCCTCGCGGTGGACCGCTTCATCGAGGCCAACCTCCGGCTCGTCGTCTCCATCGCCCGCAAGTACGGCCGCTCCCAGATGCCGATGCTCGACCTGATCCAGGAGGGCAATACCGGACTGATCCGCGCCGTGGAGAAGTTCGACTACACCAAGGGCTACAAGTTCTCGACGTACGCCACCTGGTGGGTGCGCCAGGCCATCACCCGCGGCATCGCCCAGCAGGCCCGCGTCGTCCGCCTCCCCGTCCACGTGGTCGAGGAGCTCAACCAGGTCGGCAGCGCGCGTCGCACGCTGGAGCGCCAGCTCGGCCGCGACCCGGAGCCGCAGGAGATCGCCACCGAGCTCGGGATGGAGCTCGACCGGGTGCTCGACCTGATGAGCTGGGGTCGCGACCACGTCTCGCTCGACACCCCCGTCGACGAGGACGGCGACACCTCGCTGGGCGACCTGATGGCCCAGGAGACCGCGCCGGGTCCGGACCTCAACTTCCTGGACGTCGAGGCACGCCAGCGGCTCGAGGACCTTGTGGGGATCCTGGACGAGCGCTCGGCCGACATCGTGCGGGCGCGCTACGGCCTGGCCGACGGACGCCAGCACAAGCTCGCCGACATCGGCGCGCGCCACGGCATCTCCGCCGAGCGGGTCCGCCAGCTCGAGCGAGAGGCGCTGCAGAAGCTCCGCCGCGCCGGCGACCCGGACCTCGCGGCCTGA
- a CDS encoding universal stress protein produces the protein MGTVVVGYVPKPEGEAALSAGISEAKLRGSKLVVVNSHRGGQEFDGTRARSAEDDMAAVRATLEEAGVEHDIRQLVRGFEPAEDLISIAEANNAELLVIGLRRRSPVGKLILGSNAQRVLLDAPCPVLAVKAQ, from the coding sequence ATGGGCACCGTCGTCGTCGGGTACGTCCCCAAGCCGGAGGGCGAAGCCGCCCTGTCTGCTGGCATCAGCGAGGCGAAGCTGCGTGGCAGCAAGCTCGTGGTGGTGAACTCCCACAGGGGAGGCCAGGAGTTCGACGGCACCCGGGCGCGCAGCGCGGAGGACGACATGGCAGCAGTCCGCGCCACCCTCGAGGAGGCCGGCGTCGAGCACGACATCCGCCAGCTCGTGCGCGGCTTCGAGCCCGCCGAGGACCTCATCAGCATCGCCGAGGCCAACAACGCCGAGCTGCTCGTCATCGGCCTGCGTCGCCGCTCGCCGGTCGGCAAGCTGATCCTCGGCAGCAACGCCCAGCGCGTGCTCCTCGATGCCCCCTGCCCGGTGCTGGCGGTCAAGGCCCAGTAG
- a CDS encoding RNA polymerase sigma factor, translating to MFVSSHARKLLPAEVLTHPSITTLVADGTPTGTVSPEDVRRASDEAGVEPRHLKALLVHLSGLGISVQVDAASLRAVAATSKRSASTAAAKKAPAKKAAAKATPAKAAATDAAAAPVAEVPAKKAPAKKAAAKRAAAKKAPAKKAAPDEVVDLGAVATPVLGADGKKILPDIPDEVFEKDVVKDPTIKEDEKQAFTVSAADETDEPEQQVMVAGATADPVKDYLKQIGKVPLLNAEMEVELAKRIEAGLFSEEKLGKGGRISPKMLEEYEWIAEDGRRAKNHLLEANLRLVVSLAKRYTGRGMLFLDLIQEGNLGLIRAVEKFDYTKGYKFSTYATWWIRQAITRAMADQARTIRIPVHMVEVINKLARVQRQMLQDLGREPTPEELAKELDMTPEKVIEVQKYGREPISLHTPLGEDGDSEFGDLIEDSEAIVPADAVSFTLLQEQLHAVLDTLSEREAGVVSMRFGLTDGQPKTLDEIGKVYGVTRERIRQIESKTMSKLRHPSRSQVLRDYLD from the coding sequence GTGTTCGTGTCTTCACACGCACGCAAGTTGCTCCCCGCGGAGGTGCTCACGCACCCCTCCATCACCACCCTGGTCGCCGACGGCACCCCCACCGGCACCGTGTCCCCCGAGGACGTGCGTCGCGCCAGTGACGAGGCCGGTGTCGAGCCCCGCCACCTGAAGGCACTCCTCGTGCACCTGAGCGGCCTGGGGATCTCGGTCCAGGTCGACGCCGCGAGCCTGCGCGCGGTCGCTGCGACGAGCAAGCGCTCAGCCAGCACCGCCGCGGCGAAGAAGGCCCCGGCCAAGAAGGCTGCTGCGAAGGCGACGCCGGCCAAGGCCGCTGCGACCGACGCTGCGGCAGCGCCCGTCGCCGAGGTGCCCGCGAAGAAGGCGCCCGCCAAGAAGGCCGCCGCCAAGAGGGCCGCCGCCAAGAAGGCGCCCGCCAAGAAGGCTGCCCCCGACGAGGTCGTCGACCTCGGCGCGGTCGCGACCCCCGTCCTCGGGGCCGACGGCAAGAAGATCCTCCCCGACATCCCCGACGAGGTGTTCGAGAAGGATGTCGTCAAGGACCCGACGATCAAGGAGGACGAGAAGCAGGCCTTCACCGTCTCCGCGGCCGACGAGACCGATGAGCCCGAGCAGCAGGTCATGGTGGCCGGCGCCACCGCAGACCCGGTCAAGGACTACCTCAAGCAGATCGGCAAGGTCCCCCTCCTCAACGCCGAGATGGAGGTCGAGCTCGCCAAGCGCATCGAGGCCGGCCTCTTCTCCGAGGAGAAGCTCGGCAAGGGCGGGCGGATCAGCCCGAAGATGCTCGAGGAGTACGAGTGGATCGCCGAGGACGGTCGCCGTGCGAAGAACCACCTCCTCGAGGCCAACCTGCGTCTGGTCGTCTCGCTGGCCAAGCGCTACACCGGTCGCGGCATGCTCTTCCTCGACCTGATCCAGGAGGGCAACCTCGGCCTGATCCGTGCGGTCGAGAAGTTCGACTACACCAAGGGCTACAAGTTCTCGACCTACGCGACGTGGTGGATCCGCCAGGCCATCACCCGCGCGATGGCCGACCAGGCACGCACCATCCGCATCCCGGTCCACATGGTCGAGGTCATCAACAAGCTGGCCCGCGTGCAGCGGCAGATGCTGCAGGACCTGGGGCGCGAGCCCACGCCCGAGGAGCTCGCCAAGGAGCTCGACATGACCCCCGAGAAGGTCATCGAGGTCCAGAAGTACGGCCGCGAACCCATCTCGCTCCACACGCCGCTCGGCGAGGACGGCGACTCGGAGTTCGGTGATCTCATCGAGGACTCCGAGGCCATCGTCCCGGCGGACGCCGTGTCGTTCACCCTGCTCCAGGAGCAGCTCCACGCGGTGCTCGACACCCTGTCCGAGCGCGAAGCCGGCGTGGTGTCGATGCGCTTCGGCCTCACCGACGGCCAGCCCAAGACCCTCGACGAAATCGGCAAGGTCTACGGCGTGACGCGCGAGCGCATCCGCCAGATCGAGTCGAAGACCATGTCGAAGCTGCGGCACCCGAGCCGTTCGCAGGTCCTGCGCGACTACCTGGACTGA
- the coaE gene encoding dephospho-CoA kinase has product MTVRVGLTGGIASGKSTVSAILVELGAVVIDADAIAREVVALGTPGLEAVVAEFGPGLLTPGGDLDRPAMGALVFADPDARKRLEAIIHPLVHRRSAELEAAAGADAVVVHDIPLLAEVGRAGSFDAVIVVDAPTEVQVARMVGDRGWTKEDAESRIAAQASREDRRAIASHVIDNTGSLEDLRRRVEDVYAELAARA; this is encoded by the coding sequence GTGACCGTCCGGGTGGGACTGACCGGGGGCATCGCCTCCGGCAAGAGCACGGTGTCGGCGATCCTCGTCGAGCTCGGCGCCGTGGTGATCGACGCCGACGCGATCGCGCGCGAGGTGGTCGCGCTGGGCACACCGGGGCTGGAGGCCGTGGTGGCCGAGTTCGGTCCCGGCCTGCTGACGCCCGGGGGAGACCTCGACCGTCCGGCCATGGGTGCCCTGGTCTTCGCCGACCCGGACGCCCGCAAGCGCCTCGAGGCGATCATCCACCCCCTCGTGCACCGGCGCAGCGCCGAGCTCGAGGCCGCAGCCGGCGCCGACGCGGTGGTGGTCCACGACATCCCGCTGCTGGCCGAGGTCGGCCGGGCCGGGTCGTTCGACGCCGTGATCGTGGTGGACGCACCCACCGAGGTACAGGTGGCGCGCATGGTCGGCGACCGAGGGTGGACCAAGGAGGACGCCGAGTCGCGCATCGCCGCCCAGGCCTCACGGGAGGACCGACGGGCGATCGCGAGCCACGTCATCGACAACACCGGCTCGCTCGAGGACCTGCGCCGCCGCGTGGAGGACGTGTACGCCGAGCTGGCCGCGCGGGCCTGA
- a CDS encoding HhH-GPD-type base excision DNA repair protein, which translates to MGFQITGDPAADKVLDDSAFALLAGMMLDQQYPMEHAFRGPAKVLDRFGTIAPGAIAAADPDVFAAMASTPPAIHRFPGSMASRLQELARIVEETYGGDASRLWTEAADGKDLLKRVMALPGFGKQKAQIFVALLAKQLGVRPDGWEAAVGDYALEGHRSVADVVDADSLQKVRDFKKAKKARAGS; encoded by the coding sequence ATGGGCTTCCAGATCACCGGCGACCCCGCCGCCGACAAGGTTCTCGACGACTCCGCCTTCGCGCTGCTGGCCGGCATGATGCTCGACCAGCAGTACCCGATGGAGCATGCGTTCCGCGGCCCCGCCAAGGTGCTGGACCGCTTCGGCACGATCGCGCCCGGGGCGATCGCCGCGGCCGATCCCGACGTGTTCGCCGCGATGGCGTCGACCCCGCCGGCCATCCACCGCTTCCCGGGGTCGATGGCCTCGCGCCTGCAGGAGCTCGCCCGCATCGTCGAGGAGACCTACGGCGGTGACGCGTCCCGGTTGTGGACCGAGGCTGCCGACGGCAAGGACCTGCTCAAGCGCGTGATGGCGCTGCCGGGCTTCGGCAAGCAGAAGGCCCAGATCTTCGTGGCCCTCCTCGCCAAGCAGCTCGGCGTACGCCCCGACGGGTGGGAGGCTGCGGTCGGCGACTACGCCCTCGAGGGCCACCGCTCCGTCGCCGACGTGGTCGATGCGGACTCCCTGCAGAAGGTGCGCGACTTCAAGAAGGCGAAGAAGGCCCGGGCCGGGTCCTGA
- a CDS encoding MarR family transcriptional regulator: protein MELQRRPHPHPGSQEHTGDLVMALARRVRRAYADALAEWHVTPAQSRALRVLDSAPGGMRPSTLAEELRIAPRSATEVVDALEHHGWLRRAADPSDRRATTLTLTDSGRDLVGRIEQVRLEASERVLDVLTPAQRRTLHEMLTVVVGEDQ, encoded by the coding sequence ATGGAGCTCCAGCGGCGCCCACACCCGCACCCGGGGTCGCAGGAGCACACCGGCGACCTCGTCATGGCCCTCGCGCGACGGGTGCGGCGTGCCTACGCCGACGCGCTCGCCGAGTGGCACGTCACCCCGGCTCAGTCCCGGGCACTCCGCGTGCTCGACTCCGCTCCCGGGGGCATGCGTCCCTCGACGCTCGCCGAGGAGCTGCGCATCGCCCCGCGGTCGGCCACCGAGGTGGTCGACGCCCTCGAGCACCACGGCTGGCTGCGACGCGCGGCCGACCCCAGCGACCGGAGGGCCACCACGCTCACCCTCACCGACTCCGGCCGCGACCTCGTCGGACGGATCGAGCAGGTGCGCCTCGAGGCGTCCGAGCGGGTCCTGGACGTGCTGACGCCGGCGCAGCGTCGTACGCTCCACGAGATGCTGACCGTCGTCGTGGGGGAGGACCAGTGA
- a CDS encoding DNA polymerase IV: protein MRSTASVLHLDLDAFFAAVEQRDKPSLRGKPVIVGGTGGRGVVATASYEARTFGVGSAMSGREARARCPHAAFLSGRFHAYRETSTRVMQVLRELSPLVEPLSLDEAFVDLAAAGLPDLEVSTVTAAGERLRQRVHEVTGGLTATVGIASSKFLAKVASELDKPDGMTVVPPGTELELLRPMKVTVIPGVGPATAERLRRAGIHTIAELEAVEEDELVRLLGQAQGHGLWQLARARDPRPVLAERETKSISVEGTYDTDLNDRRVMEGLLTRQARDVGARMRKNGFSGRTVTIKVRLHDFTTLSRSSTLSSPTDDGATIARIARSLLADLDTTGGVRLLGVGVSGLADWVQEDLFGSTPDEDEAEAVVLPEPPRRTWPPGADVVHDEMGQGWVWGSGSGVVTVRFETAHTPPGPVRSFRDDDPALRRLEPPAED, encoded by the coding sequence ATGCGTTCGACCGCCTCGGTCCTGCACCTGGACCTCGACGCGTTCTTCGCCGCCGTCGAGCAGCGCGACAAGCCGTCGCTGCGCGGGAAGCCGGTGATCGTCGGCGGGACCGGTGGGCGCGGCGTCGTGGCCACGGCGTCGTACGAGGCACGCACCTTCGGCGTCGGGTCGGCGATGTCCGGGCGCGAGGCGCGCGCGCGGTGCCCGCACGCAGCGTTCCTCAGCGGCCGCTTCCACGCCTACCGCGAGACCAGCACCCGCGTCATGCAGGTGCTGCGCGAGCTCTCCCCCCTCGTCGAGCCGCTGTCGCTCGACGAGGCCTTCGTCGACCTGGCCGCCGCCGGCCTGCCCGACCTCGAGGTGTCCACCGTGACCGCGGCGGGCGAGCGGCTGCGCCAGCGCGTGCACGAGGTGACCGGTGGCCTGACCGCGACGGTGGGCATCGCCTCGTCCAAGTTCCTCGCCAAGGTCGCCAGCGAGCTCGACAAGCCGGACGGGATGACGGTGGTGCCGCCGGGCACCGAGCTGGAGCTGCTGCGGCCGATGAAGGTCACCGTGATCCCGGGCGTGGGACCGGCGACCGCCGAGCGGTTGCGGCGTGCGGGGATCCACACGATCGCCGAGCTCGAGGCGGTCGAGGAGGACGAGCTCGTACGCCTGCTCGGCCAGGCGCAGGGACACGGACTGTGGCAGCTGGCGCGCGCCCGCGACCCGCGGCCGGTCCTGGCCGAGCGGGAGACGAAGTCGATCAGCGTCGAGGGCACCTACGACACCGACCTCAACGACCGCCGGGTCATGGAGGGCCTGCTCACCCGCCAGGCGCGCGACGTGGGCGCCCGGATGCGGAAGAACGGCTTCTCCGGTCGCACCGTGACGATCAAGGTGCGCCTGCACGACTTCACCACCCTCAGCCGCTCCAGCACGCTGTCCAGCCCCACCGATGACGGCGCGACGATCGCCCGCATCGCCCGGTCGCTGCTCGCCGACCTCGACACCACGGGGGGCGTGCGGCTCCTCGGCGTCGGGGTCTCGGGGCTGGCCGACTGGGTGCAGGAGGACCTGTTCGGCTCCACTCCGGACGAGGACGAGGCCGAGGCGGTGGTGCTGCCCGAGCCACCGCGACGCACCTGGCCGCCCGGCGCGGACGTCGTGCACGACGAGATGGGCCAGGGCTGGGTCTGGGGATCGGGCTCCGGCGTGGTCACCGTCCGCTTCGAGACCGCCCACACTCCCCCGGGTCCGGTCCGCAGCTTCCGCGACGACGACCCGGCGCTGCGCCGGCTCGAACCGCCCGCCGAGGACTGA
- a CDS encoding M28 family metallopeptidase has protein sequence MTDTRRLASSVALTAALFAISGCSSGVVRPAPPPAQASVDPTTPSPSTSASVAPEPAEPEVAVVDPVRAGDLDRTIAVAAVRHLAGVVGPREATGPAYRQAAGWVSRRLDRLGYDVVRQRVDVPAGESWGIAVPAGRSVNVVATPPGLEPGDPHLVVGAHLDTVPQAPGAEDNASGVGVLLAVAEAVAQRRTRLPVVLVAFGAEEPRGPSDTDHHYGSRRYVALMGPKERRALRAMVSLDRVGVGDRVPVGSATASDPVQRSLLAAARRAEVPVVADPEQRSSDHWSFVRNGLPAARLGSTPYVGYHSAADVPEVVSAEQLERVGRLVLEWLAPR, from the coding sequence ATGACGGACACGCGCCGTCTCGCGAGCAGCGTCGCCCTCACGGCGGCGCTGTTCGCCATTTCGGGGTGCTCGAGCGGCGTCGTACGCCCCGCCCCGCCGCCGGCGCAGGCGAGCGTCGATCCCACGACGCCGTCCCCGAGCACCTCGGCGTCCGTGGCTCCGGAGCCCGCCGAGCCGGAGGTGGCGGTCGTGGACCCGGTGCGGGCGGGTGACCTCGACCGGACGATCGCTGTCGCAGCCGTACGCCACCTGGCCGGGGTGGTGGGGCCCCGCGAGGCGACCGGCCCCGCCTACCGGCAGGCTGCCGGCTGGGTGTCACGCCGGCTGGACCGGCTGGGCTACGACGTCGTACGCCAGCGCGTGGACGTGCCCGCCGGGGAGTCCTGGGGCATCGCGGTGCCGGCCGGCAGGTCGGTCAACGTCGTCGCGACACCGCCCGGGCTGGAGCCGGGCGACCCGCACCTGGTCGTGGGTGCGCACCTCGACACCGTCCCGCAGGCCCCGGGTGCGGAGGACAACGCCTCGGGCGTCGGCGTGCTGCTCGCGGTCGCGGAGGCGGTCGCACAGCGGCGTACGCGCCTGCCCGTCGTGCTCGTCGCCTTCGGGGCCGAGGAGCCGCGCGGGCCCAGCGACACCGACCACCACTACGGCTCGCGGCGCTACGTCGCCCTGATGGGACCGAAGGAGCGCCGGGCACTGCGCGCGATGGTCTCGCTCGACCGCGTGGGCGTGGGCGATCGCGTGCCGGTCGGCTCCGCCACCGCGTCCGACCCCGTCCAGCGCAGCCTGCTCGCCGCGGCCCGCCGCGCCGAGGTCCCCGTGGTCGCGGACCCCGAGCAGCGCAGCAGCGACCACTGGTCCTTCGTCCGTAACGGCCTGCCGGCCGCACGGCTCGGCTCCACGCCCTACGTCGGCTACCACTCGGCGGCGGACGTCCCCGAGGTCGTGTCCGCCGAGCAGCTGGAACGCGTGGGGCGACTCGTCCTGGAGTGGCTGGCGCCGAGGTAG